A window of Armigeres subalbatus isolate Guangzhou_Male unplaced genomic scaffold, GZ_Asu_2 Contig395, whole genome shotgun sequence contains these coding sequences:
- the LOC134204100 gene encoding zinc finger protein swm-like — translation MGQSYYVPIGTTPLQRELISVPVVDANKGGDVSAQQPKRRFEPEDAVAVADAHLKRKLPLNNRLGPRVSGHPANNGGIVNPQQNCSLELRKIPRGLNAIAHLNNHFSKFGKIVNIQISYDGDPEAAIVTFSTHAEANVAYRSTEAVLNNRFIKVFWHSSPIGGEQPAITPGAKTEHSLRRSYPNQYSINNNLNITSATTPVSAGAAVSKDGVPSVVATSSASSSIASGGENVAPTTTVVATHLTNTATKLVNTNVAPIVTANQLRMKNAAKINHAKSDLMRKTQEISQGLLKRKYDLLQRYLKELRTLVMMVEKFEAHDPSRVKLLSSIKELEGNIDKLKQEIATDQHQIAPQVVPKRKTKEQHEKDILDAELEIIAQEQRTHRVPGTGNGQVPVVVNAAGVVSKPQMYGPPGARAARSTNRVAPLGSTSVDRRPTTIAITGFALEDADALLGHFKHFGEITKHQLEETVPSLSITFSIRQNAEKALVRGKMFRDVTLQIGWVVTNSNNNTTPAVPQIEKTESKEKVIPVENTSDTVGSNKATDESTEKLLDEAAGEKVGPVVSAEIASTASMETLTETASMEEASEVQMVEEEEEEEDMESEDRSWRR, via the coding sequence ATGGGACAAAGCTATTATGTGCCAATCGGCACGACACCCCTGCAAAGGGAATTAATATCGGTGCCGGTCGTTGATGCCAACAAAGGCGGCGACGTGTCGGCTCAGCAACCAAAGCGTCGATTCGAGCCAGAGGATGCCGTTGCGGTGGCAGATGCTCATTTGAAACGAAAACTTCCATTAAATAATCGCTTGGGTCCACGAGTATCAGGACACCCAGCCAACAATGGAGGTATCGTCAATCCCCAACAGAATTGTTCGTTGGAGTTGAGGAAGATTCCCAGGGGGCTGAATGCTATCGCTCACTTGAATAATCACTTCTCTAAATTTGGAAAGATTGTAAACATTCAAATTAGCTACGATGGAGACCCGGAGGCGGCCATTGTCACATTCTCAACCCATGCAGAAGCGAATGTGGCCTACCGCAGCACGGAAGCAGTCTTGAATAATCGTTTTATCAAAGTATTCTGGCATTCATCGCCAATTGGAGGAGAGCAGCCCGCAATTACGCCAGGCGCAAAAACGGAACATTCGCTACGTAGATCGTACCCGAATCAATACAGCATCAACAATAATCTAAACATTACTTCGGCCACGACTCCAGTCTCTGCAGGTGCAGCAGTTTCTAAGGATGGAGTCCCATCGGTGGTCGCTACCAGTTCAGCATCCTCTTCCATTGCAAGCGGTGGTGAGAATGTTGCCCCTACTACAACGGTAGTAGCTACGCATTTGACGAACACTGCTACAAAGCTGGTCAATACGAATGTGGCTCCTATCGTGACGGCTAATCAGCTACGCATGAAGAACGCAGCTAAAATCAATCATGCCAAGTCGGATCTAATGAGAAAGACGCAGGAAATCAGCCAAGGACTGCTAAAGCGAAAGTATGATCTTCTGCAGCGTTATTTGAAAGAACTCCGAACGCTGGTAATGAtggttgaaaaatttgaagctcACGACCCCAGTCGAGTTAAGTTGCTGTCCTCAATCAAAGAGCTGGAAGGTAACATCGATAAACTGAAGCAGGAAATTGCCACCGACCAACATCAAATAGCACCACAAGTGGTCCCAAAGCGCAAAACTAAGGAACAGCATGAGAAGGACATCCTCGACGCTGAATTGGAGATAATTGCCCAAGAACAACGTACGCATCGAGTACCTGGAACTGGAAATGGCCAAGTTCCTGTGGTTGTTAATGCGGCTGGGGTCGTCAGCAAACCTCAAATGTACGGTCCCCCAGGGGCACGTGCAGCGCGCTCGACGAATCGAGTTGCTCCACTGGGATCGACTAGTGTAGATCGCCGTCCAACAACGATCGCCATAACCGGATTTGCATTGGAGGACGCCGATGCCCTGCTCGGACATTTCAAGCATTTTGGAGAAATAACCAAGCATCAGCTAGAAGAAACGGTGCCATCCCTTTCGATCACCTTCTCGATTCGTCAGAATGCTGAAAAGGCCCTTGTCCGTGGTAAGATGTTCCGCGACGTGACACTTCAGATCGGATGGGTGGTgaccaacagcaacaacaatacAACTCCAGCCGTTCCTCAAATTGAGAAAACAGAAAGCAAGGAAAAAGTCATCCCGGTTGAGAATACTTCCGACACCGTTGGTTCGAACAAGGCTACGGATGAGTCGACCGAGAAATTGTTGGACGAAGCAGCTGGTGAAAAGGTTGGACCCGTCGTCAGTGCTGAGATAGCTTCCACAGCTTCGATGGAAACGCTAACCGAAACGGCTTCCATGGAGGAAGCTTCTGAAGTCCAGATGGTGGaagaggaggaagaagaagaagatatggaATCGGAGGACCGCTCCTGGCGCCGTTGA